In Chitinivorax sp. PXF-14, a single window of DNA contains:
- a CDS encoding CsgG/HfaB family protein, with protein sequence MLTPIVLAACSTQPEMGSQSAKTTATGAAAGGTATGENSVLEKCGKPLGTLAITEDQGADWFQIITHQYHLPPTANVLRLLVQQSNCFVVVERGAGFRQMTNERALQASGELRSGSSFGKGQMVSADYGLTPSVVFSSNDAGGLGAALGGLIPGGHAIAAVAGSVKFKEAQTMLTLVDNRSGVQIGAAEGSSSKTDFGLFGGLLGGGAAGGLGGYTKTPEGKMLAAAFTDAYNQLVKALRNYKPQEVQGGLGTGGQLKVQGSDAVRNDSTTSAPGGKKKKKNN encoded by the coding sequence ATGTTGACACCCATCGTACTGGCGGCCTGCTCGACCCAGCCGGAAATGGGCTCGCAATCGGCCAAGACCACGGCCACCGGTGCCGCGGCCGGCGGCACTGCGACCGGCGAGAATTCCGTGCTGGAAAAGTGCGGCAAGCCGCTCGGCACGCTGGCCATTACCGAGGACCAGGGGGCGGACTGGTTCCAGATCATTACCCATCAATACCATTTGCCGCCAACGGCCAATGTGCTGCGCCTGCTGGTGCAGCAGAGCAATTGTTTCGTGGTCGTCGAGCGGGGCGCCGGTTTCCGCCAGATGACCAACGAGCGGGCATTGCAGGCCTCGGGCGAGCTGCGTAGCGGATCGAGTTTCGGCAAGGGGCAGATGGTCTCGGCCGATTACGGCCTGACTCCCAGCGTGGTCTTCAGCAGCAACGATGCGGGCGGCCTCGGCGCGGCGCTGGGCGGGCTCATCCCGGGCGGACACGCTATCGCGGCAGTGGCCGGCTCGGTCAAGTTCAAAGAGGCGCAGACCATGCTGACGCTCGTCGACAACCGTTCTGGCGTGCAGATCGGCGCGGCGGAGGGCAGCTCGTCGAAGACAGACTTTGGCTTGTTCGGCGGCTTGCTTGGCGGCGGTGCGGCAGGTGGGCTGGGGGGCTACACCAAGACGCCCGAGGGCAAGATGCTGGCGGCCGCCTTTACCGATGCCTACAACCAGCTGGTGAAAGCCTTGCGCAACTACAAGCCGCAGGAGGTGCAGGGCGGCCTGGGTACGGGCGGCCAGCTCAAGGTGCAGGGCTCGGATGCCGTGCGCAACGACAGCACGACCAGCGCCCCCGGCGGGAAGAAGAAAAAGAAGAACAACTGA
- a CDS encoding acetyl-CoA C-acetyltransferase, whose protein sequence is MNEVVIVAAGRTAIGSFGGSLAGVSAPELGAQVIKALLAKTSIAPDQVSEVILGNVLTAGLGQNPARQALIKAGLPVEVPGMTINQLCGSGLKSTHLAAQAIMQGDSDIVIAGGQENMSAAPHLLLNSRNGIRMGNGALVDSMIYDGLTDVYNQYHMGVTAENIAAKFGVSRSEQDEFALASQNKAEAAQKAGKFEDEIIGVQIPQKKGDPLLFNKDEYIKQGATMESLQKLKPAFNKEGSVTAGNASGINDGAAAVIMMSAKKAAELGLTPLAYVKAYASAGVDPSIMGMGPVPATQRTLARAGWSINDLDLIEANEAFAAQALGVSKELKWDMSRVNVNGGAIALGHPIGASGARVLVTLIHEMIRRDAKKGLATLCIGGGMGVALAIERR, encoded by the coding sequence ATGAATGAAGTCGTCATTGTTGCAGCAGGCCGTACCGCCATTGGCAGTTTCGGTGGCAGCCTTGCAGGCGTCAGCGCGCCCGAACTCGGCGCCCAGGTCATCAAGGCCTTGCTGGCGAAGACCAGCATTGCCCCGGACCAAGTCAGCGAAGTGATCCTGGGTAACGTGCTCACCGCAGGTCTGGGTCAGAACCCGGCGCGTCAGGCACTGATCAAGGCCGGCCTTCCGGTCGAAGTGCCGGGCATGACCATCAACCAGCTCTGTGGCTCCGGCCTCAAGAGCACGCACCTCGCGGCGCAGGCCATCATGCAGGGCGATAGCGATATCGTGATTGCCGGCGGTCAGGAAAACATGTCGGCTGCACCGCATCTGCTGCTCAATAGCCGCAACGGCATCCGCATGGGCAATGGCGCGCTCGTCGACAGCATGATCTACGACGGCCTGACCGACGTGTACAACCAGTACCATATGGGCGTGACGGCTGAAAACATCGCCGCCAAGTTTGGCGTGTCGCGCAGCGAGCAGGATGAATTCGCGCTGGCATCGCAGAACAAGGCTGAAGCCGCCCAGAAGGCCGGCAAGTTCGAAGACGAAATCATTGGCGTGCAGATTCCGCAGAAGAAGGGCGATCCGCTCCTCTTCAACAAGGACGAGTACATCAAGCAAGGCGCCACGATGGAGAGTCTGCAGAAGCTCAAGCCAGCCTTCAACAAGGAAGGTAGCGTGACTGCTGGTAACGCGTCGGGCATCAACGACGGCGCCGCCGCCGTGATCATGATGTCGGCCAAGAAGGCCGCCGAGCTTGGTCTGACGCCGCTGGCCTACGTCAAGGCCTATGCTTCCGCCGGCGTCGATCCGTCGATCATGGGCATGGGCCCGGTACCGGCAACCCAGCGTACGCTGGCACGCGCAGGCTGGAGCATCAATGATCTCGATCTGATCGAAGCCAATGAAGCATTCGCCGCTCAGGCGCTGGGCGTGTCGAAAGAGCTGAAGTGGGATATGAGCCGCGTCAACGTCAACGGTGGCGCGATTGCGCTGGGCCACCCGATCGGTGCGTCCGGTGCACGCGTGCTGGTCACGCTGATCCATGAAATGATCCGCCGCGATGCGAAGAAGGGCCTCGCCACGCTGTGTATCGGCGGTGGCATGGGCGTGGCACTGGCGATCGAACGTCGCTAA
- the rluD gene encoding 23S rRNA pseudouridine(1911/1915/1917) synthase RluD, with the protein MNPDDYNRNDTDDADSVSSSVPDDCAGQRFDQALAKMFPDYSRSRLQGWLKDGHILLDGKQVDGKTKVWGGEQVEMAPQLLPDELAFVPQDVPLDILYEDDTLLILDKVAGLVVHPGSGNWDGTVLNGLLYRFPELKHVPRAGIVHRLDKETSGLMVVARTLPAQLNLVQQLAARTVKREYVAVAQGLVRAGGTVDAPIGRHSRDRTKMAVTAYGKPAITHYSVLEHYRCHTLIKCRLETGRTHQIRVHMAHIGHPLAGDPVYGGQPPRGMTPELYQAASQLGRQALHARKLGLIHPATGKPMSWRSPIPVDLQALIDYLRADIRGETEDYDDDWDDDEYDVDVVYTP; encoded by the coding sequence ATGAATCCCGACGATTATAACCGAAACGACACCGACGACGCCGACAGCGTCTCCAGTTCGGTGCCGGACGATTGTGCCGGTCAGCGCTTCGATCAGGCGCTCGCCAAGATGTTCCCCGATTATTCCAGAAGCCGCCTGCAAGGCTGGCTCAAGGATGGCCATATCCTGCTCGACGGCAAGCAGGTTGACGGCAAGACCAAGGTATGGGGCGGCGAACAGGTCGAGATGGCGCCGCAGCTGCTGCCCGACGAGCTGGCCTTCGTGCCGCAGGATGTGCCGCTCGACATCCTGTATGAAGACGACACCTTGCTGATCCTCGACAAGGTGGCCGGCCTGGTGGTGCACCCCGGCAGCGGCAACTGGGACGGTACGGTGCTCAACGGCCTGCTGTACCGCTTCCCCGAACTCAAGCATGTGCCGCGCGCCGGCATCGTGCACCGGCTCGACAAGGAAACCAGCGGCCTGATGGTCGTGGCCAGAACCCTGCCGGCCCAGCTCAACCTGGTGCAGCAACTAGCCGCCCGCACCGTCAAACGCGAATATGTCGCGGTGGCGCAGGGGCTGGTACGCGCCGGCGGCACGGTGGATGCGCCGATTGGCCGGCATAGCCGTGACCGCACCAAGATGGCGGTCACCGCCTATGGCAAGCCGGCGATCACCCACTACTCGGTGCTCGAACATTACCGCTGTCACACGCTGATCAAATGCCGGCTCGAGACCGGGCGGACGCACCAGATCCGCGTGCATATGGCGCACATCGGCCATCCGCTTGCCGGCGACCCGGTCTACGGCGGCCAGCCGCCGCGTGGCATGACCCCCGAGCTATACCAGGCGGCGTCCCAATTGGGGCGCCAGGCCTTGCATGCGCGCAAGCTCGGTTTGATTCACCCTGCGACGGGCAAGCCGATGAGCTGGCGCTCGCCAATTCCTGTCGACCTGCAGGCGCTGATCGACTATCTGCGCGCCGACATCCGCGGCGAAACCGAAGACTACGACGATGACTGGGACGACGACGAATATGATGTCGATGTCGTCTACACACCCTGA
- a CDS encoding glycosyltransferase, producing MPAKSRPLIHLVNPLWDPCGGADRRTVQMFHDLSPHADVRLWSEYEPAAAYADLPVRRIRPWLLQYPHRGTLVFVGVYFRIGHWARLANPERQVVLYNTHQPDRLDKVLRRLPQARGGTDIIHTSRALRTLSGYPGQVLESPIDVAPFLAIDRRTPQASRPFTVGRLSRDTLKKHHTDDIALYRRLAHQGVRVRIMGGTCLAPELDGEPGIELLPAGAIDNASFLASLDAFIYRTSDSWYEAYGRVVFEAMASGLPVVCGRRGGFADYIDHGVNGLLFDDSSGAEQLLLALRQDRRSGASLGQAARRYASRFFQQELPDRMLAALLPRNGPDDAHVTVARFDGLPQR from the coding sequence ATGCCCGCCAAGTCACGCCCCCTCATCCATCTCGTCAACCCCCTGTGGGACCCCTGTGGCGGGGCGGACCGGCGCACCGTACAGATGTTCCACGACCTGTCGCCCCATGCCGACGTGCGGCTATGGTCCGAATACGAGCCGGCAGCGGCCTACGCCGATCTGCCGGTGCGGCGCATCCGCCCGTGGCTGCTGCAGTATCCTCACCGCGGTACGCTGGTATTCGTCGGCGTATATTTCCGTATTGGCCACTGGGCGCGCTTGGCCAACCCCGAGCGCCAGGTGGTGCTCTACAACACGCATCAGCCGGATCGCCTGGACAAGGTGCTGCGCAGGCTGCCCCAAGCACGCGGCGGCACCGATATCATTCATACCTCGCGCGCGCTGCGCACCCTGTCCGGCTACCCGGGCCAGGTGCTGGAAAGCCCGATCGATGTCGCACCGTTTCTCGCGATCGATCGCCGCACGCCTCAGGCTTCCCGCCCCTTCACGGTCGGACGCCTGAGCCGCGACACGCTGAAAAAACATCATACGGACGACATCGCTCTGTATCGACGGCTGGCGCACCAGGGCGTGCGGGTGAGGATCATGGGCGGTACCTGTCTCGCTCCCGAACTCGATGGCGAACCGGGCATCGAGTTACTGCCGGCCGGCGCCATCGACAATGCCAGCTTTCTCGCCAGCCTCGACGCCTTCATCTACCGCACCAGCGACAGCTGGTACGAGGCATACGGCCGCGTGGTGTTCGAAGCCATGGCCAGTGGCCTGCCCGTGGTCTGCGGCCGGCGCGGCGGCTTTGCCGACTATATCGACCATGGCGTCAATGGTCTGCTGTTCGACGACTCGTCCGGGGCCGAGCAGTTGCTGCTCGCACTGAGACAGGACAGGCGGAGCGGCGCCAGCCTTGGCCAGGCCGCCCGACGCTATGCCTCCCGCTTCTTCCAGCAGGAACTGCCCGACCGCATGCTTGCGGCACTGCTCCCACGAAACGGGCCGGACGACGCACACGTGACGGTAGCCCGGTTTGACGGCCTGCCCCAACGCTAA
- the pgeF gene encoding peptidoglycan editing factor PgeF, whose translation MSEPKLIKPEWPAPANVAALFSTRLGGASQAPFTSFNLGLHVGDEPAHVAANRAALRQLLPGEPVWLNQVHGTHVVDADGHPSTPDADASVARQPGTVCAVMTADCLPVLLCDRAGCVVAAAHAGWRGLLNGVLEQTVDAMGAPPEQLMAWLGPAIGPDAFEVGAEVREAFVALDPAADDGFEPIPEGKYLADIYLLARQRLRRMGVTDIHGGEHCTVIERERFFSYRRDGRTGRMAALIWLRPQG comes from the coding sequence ATGAGCGAACCGAAGCTGATCAAACCCGAGTGGCCCGCGCCAGCGAATGTCGCGGCGCTGTTTTCGACACGGCTGGGCGGGGCCAGCCAGGCGCCGTTCACGAGCTTCAACCTGGGGCTGCATGTCGGTGACGAGCCCGCGCATGTCGCGGCCAATCGCGCCGCGCTGCGGCAACTGTTGCCCGGCGAGCCGGTCTGGTTGAACCAGGTGCACGGTACGCACGTCGTCGATGCGGACGGCCACCCGTCCACCCCGGATGCCGACGCCAGTGTTGCCCGGCAGCCCGGCACCGTCTGCGCGGTGATGACGGCCGACTGCCTGCCGGTCTTGCTGTGCGACCGTGCCGGCTGCGTGGTGGCGGCCGCCCATGCGGGATGGCGCGGGTTGCTCAATGGTGTGCTCGAGCAGACGGTGGATGCCATGGGCGCCCCCCCTGAACAGTTGATGGCATGGCTCGGGCCGGCCATCGGGCCCGATGCGTTCGAAGTCGGGGCCGAAGTGCGGGAGGCATTCGTGGCGCTCGACCCGGCGGCCGACGACGGCTTCGAGCCGATCCCGGAGGGCAAGTACCTGGCCGACATCTACCTGTTGGCGCGCCAGCGGCTGCGCCGGATGGGGGTTACCGACATTCACGGTGGCGAGCACTGCACCGTGATAGAACGCGAACGCTTCTTTTCCTATCGCCGCGACGGCCGCACGGGCCGTATGGCGGCGCTGATCTGGCTGCGCCCCCAGGGCTGA
- a CDS encoding PHA/PHB synthase family protein produces the protein MASDSNGAVLDKLFETITASNKQWVEQFVNTVTPTQPEPQEQFYPNLISSLVQNTSHLVEKQGEFYKQQMDLWLNMLGGQVRGADRRGEVRPGSADRRFNAPEWEQYPLFGYIKQYYLLTSQWLTDLVEGAELEHDAKERALFFTKQYIDALSPTNFPLTNPEVLKLALETNGQSLAEGLKNLAEDMEKGHISLTDESLFEVGRNVAVTPGQVVFENELIQLIQYTPTAEQVYERPLLVIPPAVNKFYLMDLQPDNSYVRYMVERGYNTFLISWKNIGPELGHLTWDDYVEKGIFAATEAIKSIGKVEKINALGFCVGGVILATALAVAKARGLDWYESATLMTVMVDHSDPGDIKNFIDENLVKSREARLAQGGVISGKEIARTFSSLRSNDLIWNYVVNNYLKGKTPPPFDLLYWNNDSANLPLPMHTFFLRNMYMKNALTKSGETELCGVKIDMKSVTLPVYNFAAREDHIVPWKTAYKSNFLLGGPVRYVLGASGHIAGSINPVKLGKRNYWVNDQLPEDPEAWLAGAESKPGSWWADWDAWLAPQSGALVAAPKALGNRSYKPIEPAPGRYVKEKAVKV, from the coding sequence GTGGCATCCGATTCGAACGGCGCGGTTCTGGATAAACTGTTCGAGACCATTACCGCCAGCAACAAACAGTGGGTGGAGCAATTCGTCAACACCGTGACCCCCACGCAACCCGAACCACAAGAGCAGTTCTACCCCAATCTGATTTCCAGCCTGGTCCAAAATACCTCGCACCTGGTCGAAAAACAGGGCGAATTCTACAAGCAGCAGATGGATCTGTGGCTCAACATGCTCGGCGGCCAGGTGCGTGGCGCCGATCGCCGTGGCGAAGTGCGCCCAGGCAGCGCCGATCGCCGCTTCAACGCCCCGGAGTGGGAACAATACCCGCTGTTCGGCTACATCAAGCAATACTATCTGCTGACCTCCCAGTGGCTGACCGATCTGGTCGAAGGCGCCGAGCTCGAGCACGATGCCAAGGAGCGCGCGCTGTTCTTCACCAAGCAGTATATCGACGCGCTGAGCCCGACCAACTTCCCGCTGACCAACCCCGAAGTGCTCAAGCTCGCGCTCGAGACCAACGGGCAGAGCCTGGCCGAGGGCCTAAAGAATCTCGCCGAGGACATGGAGAAGGGCCACATCTCGCTGACCGACGAGTCGCTGTTCGAGGTGGGGCGCAATGTGGCGGTCACTCCCGGCCAGGTGGTGTTCGAGAACGAGCTGATCCAGCTGATCCAGTACACGCCGACCGCAGAGCAGGTCTACGAGCGGCCGCTGCTGGTGATCCCGCCGGCCGTCAACAAGTTTTACCTGATGGACCTGCAGCCTGATAACTCCTATGTTCGCTACATGGTCGAGCGCGGCTACAACACTTTCCTCATCTCGTGGAAGAACATCGGCCCCGAGCTTGGCCATTTGACCTGGGACGATTATGTCGAGAAGGGCATCTTCGCGGCGACCGAGGCGATCAAGTCCATCGGCAAGGTGGAAAAAATCAATGCGCTCGGCTTCTGCGTGGGCGGCGTGATTCTGGCCACCGCACTGGCGGTCGCCAAGGCGCGCGGGCTCGACTGGTACGAGTCGGCAACGCTGATGACGGTGATGGTCGACCACTCGGACCCGGGCGACATCAAGAACTTCATCGACGAGAACCTGGTCAAGAGCCGTGAGGCGCGCCTGGCGCAAGGTGGCGTGATCAGCGGCAAGGAGATTGCGCGCACCTTCTCGTCGCTGCGCTCGAACGACCTGATCTGGAACTACGTCGTCAACAACTACCTCAAGGGCAAGACACCGCCGCCGTTCGACCTGCTGTACTGGAACAACGACTCGGCCAACCTGCCGCTGCCGATGCATACCTTCTTCCTGCGCAATATGTACATGAAGAATGCACTGACCAAGTCCGGCGAGACCGAGCTGTGCGGCGTGAAGATCGACATGAAGTCGGTGACCTTGCCGGTTTATAATTTCGCCGCGCGCGAAGACCATATCGTGCCGTGGAAGACCGCCTACAAGTCGAACTTCCTGCTGGGTGGCCCGGTGCGCTATGTGCTCGGGGCGTCCGGCCACATTGCCGGCTCGATCAACCCGGTCAAGCTCGGCAAGCGTAATTATTGGGTCAACGATCAACTGCCGGAAGATCCCGAAGCCTGGCTCGCCGGCGCTGAATCGAAGCCCGGCAGCTGGTGGGCCGATTGGGATGCCTGGCTGGCGCCGCAATCCGGCGCGCTGGTGGCTGCCCCGAAGGCCCTGGGCAACCGCAGCTACAAGCCGATCGAACCGGCCCCCGGCCGCTACGTCAAAGAGAAGGCAGTGAAAGTCTGA